A stretch of DNA from Candidatus Neomarinimicrobiota bacterium:
CTTCAAAAGTGTCGTGAAAGATAAGCACATCAACTTTTCCACCGAGGCAATCGAGACTCAGGAATGCCATCTGCTGGTTTTTCTTGTCAAAATGATGTCTGATATCGTGGATCACTCCGCCTACACGAATTTGTTGTGTTTCTTCAACGGGACTGGAAAAGTCATGGTTGGAAAATCTTTCCAGCACAGCAGCGTGTTTCAGGAGAGGATGGCCTGTGAGATAGAATCCCATCAGCTCTTTCTCTCGTTGCAGTTTTTCTGATTCTGACCAGTCTGGAGCCTTGGGCAACCTGGGAATCGAATGCAAGGGGGAGTCACCCGAAGAAGATTGTCCAAACAGAGAGAATTGATCATCTTCAGCTTCAGCCTGAGCCTTTTGAGCATGGCGTAGAGTTGATTCGACGGCATTATACATCTGAGCGCGGTTGCCTTCAAGCGAATCCATGGCGCCGGCGGCAATAAGACTTTCCGTAACTTTACGGTTGACGAGCCGGAGATCCAGATGACGGCAAAAATCAAACAGTGTTTTGAAAGGCTCATTTTCATTCCGGACTTCCAGAATGTTCTCCAATGCTTTGACACCCACATTCTTGATGGCATTGAGGCCGAATGAAATTGTCTTTTCATCGAGAGTTCTGAAGTTAATTCCTGATTCGTTGACATCGGGCGCGCGGACGGTGATTTTAAGTTTCTGGCACTCATTCATGAGCGTAACGACCCGTGAGGTGTTAGTCATTTCGCTCGTCAGGTTGGCCGCCATAAACTCAGTCGGATAGTGAGTTTTCAGGAAAGCTGTCTGATAGGCGATGAAGGCATAAGCTGTGCTATGGCTTTTATTAAAGCCGTATTGGGCAAATTTCTCTATCAGTTCGAAGATGTCCTTGGCTGTCTTTTGCGTAATTCCTCTTTCTACGGCTCCGGTTATGAATGCCTCCTTCTGTCCTTTCATAAGGCGTCTTTTTTTCTTGCCCATTGCTCGTCGCAGGATATCAGCCTGTGCCAGGGAGAAACTGGCGATCTTGTTGGTGATCTGCATAACCTGTTCCTGATAGACGATAATTCCATATGTTTCACTGAGAATCGGCTCAAGATCGGGATGGGAGTACTTAATTTTTTTTCTGCCGTGTTTGCGCTTGATAAACTCATCGATGTGTTCCATTGGACCGGGACGATAGAGAGCATTCATGGCGATAAGATCTTCGATACAGGTAGGTTTGAGTTTCTTGAGATATTCACGCATTCCGGATGATTCGAACTGAAAAACACCGATAGTGTTGCCTTTAGCAAATGTTTGATAAACCTTCTGATCATCGAGCGGGATTTTGTCAACGTTGATGTTGACGCCGCGCTCTTTCAGTAACGCTTCTGTCTGCTTAATAACTGTCAGGTTTCGCAGGCCAAGAAAATCCATTTTGAGCAAACCGAGATCTTCTAGGCCTTTCATGTCAAATTGAGAAGTAATCTCACCCTGAGGGGATTTGTAGAGAGGGATATAATCAGTTAGTTCTCCCGGAGCAATTACAACACCGGCTGCATGGGTAGAAGCGTGGCGGTTCATCCCCTCAAGTGTCTTCGAGAATTTCATCAGGTTTGCGTGCTGTTCATTCTTGTTCTTCACCTGTTGCAGTTCACTGCTGATGGACAGAGCAGAATCGAGGGTGACACCGGGGCCGGCCGGGATCATCTTGGCAATGCGGTCAACTTCCCCATAGCTCATTCCCAGAACTCGTCCCACGTCGCGTACAACTTGCCGCGCCTTCAGTTTACCGAATGTGATGATATGTGTAACAGAGTTTTCACCGTATTTCTGTCTGATATAGTTGATCACCTCACCTCTCTGCTCGTAGCAGAAGTCGATATCAATATCCGGCATCGAGATGCGCTCTGGATTAAGAAAACGTTCGAAAAGTAGGCCGTGCTCAATGGGATTGATGGTTGTAATTCCGAGACAATAGGCCGCAAGACTGCCGGCAACCGAACCTCTGCCTGGCCCTACGGGAATTCCCTTGTCCTTGGCGTACTGGACAAAATCCTGAACGATGAGGAAATAACCGGCAAAACCCATATTCTGGATGACACCGAGTTCGTACTGAAGCCGGTCATCCAGTTCAGGTGTAACAGGATCGAAGAGTATTTTGAGCCCTTCTATGCATCGGGAGGTAAGATATCTGTTTGGATCTCTATCTCCAGTCTCAGAGGGAATAGGAAAGGTAGGTAGAAGGTTTTCGTTGAGAGGAATCTCAAGGTCGCAAGAGTCAGCAATTTGTCTCGTGTTCTCCAGCGCCTGTGGATATTCTTTAAAGAGATCCCACATCTGATCTTGCGACTTGAAATAGAACTCAGGTGTAGCGTATCGCTGTCTGTTTGGGTCGTCTCTGTCCTTGCCTGTGCCGAGACAGAACATGATGTCGTGTGCTTCCCAGTCTTCCTGTCGATTGTAGTGACAGTCGTTGGTTGCCACAAGTGGGAGGTTCAATTCACCGGCGAGCTTGGCGACCGTATTCCTTGATACCTCTTCCTCGGGAATACTGTGATCCTGGATTTCCAGGTAAAACCGCCCAGGAAAGATCTCGGCGTATTCCAGTGCTACTCTTTTCGCCGCCTCATATTTACCTTTAACAGCATATTCTTGAACTTCTCCCTTGAGGCAAGCTGAGAGGCAGATGAGTCCTTCATTGAATTCACGGAGCAGATTCTTATCGACTCGCGGGCGGTAGTAGAAGCCTTCCAAATATCCGGCAGTGACGAGTTTCATCAGATTGCGATATCCCGTGTAGTTCTGAGCGAGAAGCACCAGATGGTTATTGCCCCATCCACCATCCCGCTTAGGTGTTTTATCAAATCGGTCGCCTTGCGCTACGTAGATCTCGCAACCGAGGATCGGTTTTATACCCACATCTTTGGCAGCTTTGTAAAATGAGATTGCCGAAAACATGTTGCCGTGTTCTGTAATGGCAACGGTGTCCATAGACAGATCAGTCATCGTATTGATAACGGTGGATACTGACTGGGCGCCATCAAGTAGACTGTAATCGGTGTGGTTGTGCAGATGAACGAACTCAGAGGTCATTGCATATTAGCCTAAATAGACAGCAAACAATCCAGATAAGATACAGACTTTTAGAATCTGAGAAGAGGTTTTACAGGTCTTAATTGATGGTGATTTCACAAGCGAAGATACAATAAAAAGTAGAGGAATTTCAATTCCCAAAATAAGAATTATCAGGTAAGCATAACCGTAGATGTCCATAAAAAAGGGGATGAGAAAGCCTGATCCCATCAACAGGCAGAGACCCAGTACGAGGCGAACAGAAGGCTGAACTCCAAACTTTACGGGGAACGTATTAAGGTGTGCTGCTCTATCACCCTCGACATCAGCGATATCTTTCACAATTTCCCGCAGGAAGTTGAAGCCAAACGCAAGCAGGGCTGGAACCACAAGACCCTGTGGGTTACCAAAGCTGGTACCGGCAAAGAGAAACGCTAATCCAAGGATTGCGGCCACAACTAGATTGCCAATCAGTGGTCTCCCTTTCAGCCATATACTGTATATAATCATGAGGGGTGCCGAAATGAGAGACGCAATCACAAATGATGAGAAATTGATAAATACTGACAGGATAATTCCACACAGGAAAAGTATTACTGCGGCCATCAGAGCACTATTTT
This window harbors:
- a CDS encoding DNA polymerase III subunit alpha: MTSEFVHLHNHTDYSLLDGAQSVSTVINTMTDLSMDTVAITEHGNMFSAISFYKAAKDVGIKPILGCEIYVAQGDRFDKTPKRDGGWGNNHLVLLAQNYTGYRNLMKLVTAGYLEGFYYRPRVDKNLLREFNEGLICLSACLKGEVQEYAVKGKYEAAKRVALEYAEIFPGRFYLEIQDHSIPEEEVSRNTVAKLAGELNLPLVATNDCHYNRQEDWEAHDIMFCLGTGKDRDDPNRQRYATPEFYFKSQDQMWDLFKEYPQALENTRQIADSCDLEIPLNENLLPTFPIPSETGDRDPNRYLTSRCIEGLKILFDPVTPELDDRLQYELGVIQNMGFAGYFLIVQDFVQYAKDKGIPVGPGRGSVAGSLAAYCLGITTINPIEHGLLFERFLNPERISMPDIDIDFCYEQRGEVINYIRQKYGENSVTHIITFGKLKARQVVRDVGRVLGMSYGEVDRIAKMIPAGPGVTLDSALSISSELQQVKNKNEQHANLMKFSKTLEGMNRHASTHAAGVVIAPGELTDYIPLYKSPQGEITSQFDMKGLEDLGLLKMDFLGLRNLTVIKQTEALLKERGVNINVDKIPLDDQKVYQTFAKGNTIGVFQFESSGMREYLKKLKPTCIEDLIAMNALYRPGPMEHIDEFIKRKHGRKKIKYSHPDLEPILSETYGIIVYQEQVMQITNKIASFSLAQADILRRAMGKKKRRLMKGQKEAFITGAVERGITQKTAKDIFELIEKFAQYGFNKSHSTAYAFIAYQTAFLKTHYPTEFMAANLTSEMTNTSRVVTLMNECQKLKITVRAPDVNESGINFRTLDEKTISFGLNAIKNVGVKALENILEVRNENEPFKTLFDFCRHLDLRLVNRKVTESLIAAGAMDSLEGNRAQMYNAVESTLRHAQKAQAEAEDDQFSLFGQSSSGDSPLHSIPRLPKAPDWSESEKLQREKELMGFYLTGHPLLKHAAVLERFSNHDFSSPVEETQQIRVGGVIHDIRHHFDKKNQQMAFLSLDCLGGKVDVLIFHDTFEAHKDLIQEDKLIFIKGRPTSRLTDDTLKLIAESILSLDQVQDRYAKTVNIVVEVDKMKEEDVDSLFRLTKDHAGDSPLFFHVYDEKGNGKKMLAREVRVSADDLLLGKLKGIYGDQNVWVD
- a CDS encoding geranylgeranylglycerol-phosphate geranylgeranyltransferase; translated protein: MTPLFAFFKLLRPLNLFLGTITVLISASILHYWHTTTIVKAVLTVVSLNAAANAFNDYRDFDSDKINRADRPLPSGSLSKNSALMAAVILFLCGIILSVFINFSSFVIASLISAPLMIIYSIWLKGRPLIGNLVVAAILGLAFLFAGTSFGNPQGLVVPALLAFGFNFLREIVKDIADVEGDRAAHLNTFPVKFGVQPSVRLVLGLCLLMGSGFLIPFFMDIYGYAYLIILILGIEIPLLFIVSSLVKSPSIKTCKTSSQILKVCILSGLFAVYLG